ATGGAAACAATAATAACCATGTCTTTCTAAAAGGTTAGTCAAGCAGGGGAAATTATATGTCATGAGTAAGCGATTCCTTGAGCCAACGTACCTTGCACTCAAAGAGAGTTGTACTCTTGGAAACTTCAAAAGGTTTCATCTATGTATGGATCCAACTGGTCCACCTGAAAGAGTCTTGGCCTTGGCACCTGTTAGGTGATCATGTCCGGATTGCACCTAGTAAGATTAAGTTTAACCATTGTCATTGTTCCTCAGTGTTTGAGAGTATGTACAACTAAGTCAccagactcttctattttaccgCCACACCCGAGTCACATTgagtcgggtgcgcaccggaTATGGGTGTGGCTCTGACTCACACCGAATCCAATTGGAAtatcatattactaaattacttatgtaatatatgttgtttgatatttttctatacaatataattattcaagtatgttatatgtattaataattaaattgtaataataatatatacatgtttatcctgttatatatatataataaattaaaaataataatagtaataaaataCCTCAACGCACTCGCACCCTGCACTCTGGTGACATAGCTGTatagtcctttgctttgttttgtaATGTATATTTCATTTGCTTATGTTAAGTCCTTGTTTGCacttgtttacttgtaagggggTACTTCATGTATTGGGATTCTTTGTTTTGGGTGATCGACATGAGAATcttgtaagcggcttcggccatcctgtaagtaaagttgagatATCATTATTTTCTTACCTCTCTTGTGATGACATTGCGAGctttctttattcacaatctCTTTTCTTTATGACAAACAAAAACACTCTTTGTGCCCCTTTCGGTAGTTTGAAGCCACACGAACCGAAgaagtcagcccgtgacagtcacaatgttttgttttatttgaaaaaaacgcgaaaaaaaatgtaacaatGAATTACATTGACAATATGGCGATCTGAGTACGGGTACAACTGGTCATCTTTGGGCAATTGGAGTTGGCTGTCAATTTGAATGTAAAACTCAACTGGAATCTTGGAAGAAAAGTATGGAAACAATGCTCGGcgttattaaataaaaaaaaaaaaaaacccagttAGTAGCAGAGCTACTGCTCTACAGGgcatcaagctcgagcttgctcTGATTTTCTTTCTACATGTACTCTCTCTGGAGAGTGAACTACATGGTCTCACATTTTTGGTGACTATTTTCTGAATGATCACGGGATTGCCTGACCTCTTCTCAATGCTTGACTTCACCGTGGAGTCAAAGCGTGAAGCACTGCAAGGAAGTCTTTAATGCCTGGAGTTTCAGGGTTGTGCTTCCCCTCATAGGTTGTGATTAATGCATCATCAGACTGGGTCGGCGACCACCTGATATTTTCGGGCATTGCATCTCGAACATTAATAGCTTCTGCAGGCACCCGACCGGACTATGTGAACATGACAAATGAAGTTTAAAACCAGCCTAGGTGTTAAATGATTTCTCAACAATGGAGCAACAAGTGAACTGTGTCCTTTGATCCagatatctctctctccctctcatctcTCTTCACCCCAGGCAACTAGAGATGCTTAATTGCAACCAGTTCCTCTTAGTTCTGAtctctcaaaagaaaaatgaaaaaaaatggatatccTTGATGCCAAACGATCCCTATGAAAAGTTTATTTCATACTGGGGATCGACCATTCATTCATAATGACAGTGGCAGTTGGATGGACAACAGGTTTTTATCTTTACGGCAACTGAAAGTTGTAGATATATAGAACGAAGAAGAAGTTTCATCTAAGACGTTCTGCTCATTTTGTGAAAGGCCTTCTGTAACCTTCTCAAACTGCATATTTATTTTGCAGAACTCTAACGTTTGAAAAGTTGAATTAAAAAGCGATTGGTTGTAAAAAAGGcagtttaatttttaccatcAAATCCATCAAGTAAAGTAAAACACGTTGGCTCTTTAAGATTACTAAAAAGCAGCAGcaaagaaaatatgaagaatATAAGGTCACAAGTTTAATCAAGCCAATAAAACATCAAGTCACATACTATGTTGGCAGCCGTATGATTCATGTTTGCTACCATCCCAAGTTCGCACACGCTCAAGCAAATTACCTTCGCTTGCCGAGAGGTTCCTTGCATTCATCACCGAGCCCACACGAGTTCTCATGGCTTGCAGTGTCAACTCTATTGCCATTATCGTGAGCTAAAACCACTTTTCCTCGACTACGACGAAGATTTACCAGTGAAAATTCTTCATCATGTGCATCTACTTTGCCATTATTTCTCTGGCCGTGAGGATATCCACGACCCTGGCCACTGTCTCGCTCAGATTCGCGAATTTGTCCTTGACCCTGCATTGAAACCTGCTTGGGTTTCGGATGATTGTGTTCGCCACTGTAGACAATTTCTGCTACCTGCCCACCAAGAGATCTCTCCACCTTCTTCTTGACTGGGCAAGCTAGAGACGTGCATTTATAGTAGTTCCGTGAATACTCACTTCCTTTCACTTGTTTCTTTCCATACTTTCGCCAAGTGTAACCATCAAATGAAGGTCGATGAACGTCAGATGCAGAGTGCAAGCCCGTGCTCGTCAAGTTAGTGTTCTGTGTCGCGGCGTTTGGAGATGCAGTCGGTAGTCCTTTTCCCAACTTCGTCTGAGTTACTTTAGGAGCAGCACAGTAAGCTGGTGGTCGATACTTCCGGTCCAAGCTCCCCTGTTGGAAAAAAGAGCAAGCTATCTTCATCCATCCAACCATAAATCGTAAACTCTGGAAGAAACTACTGTTATTTTTAAAATGGCATGAGTATTTCATGTAGATACCGTGTAGCCGCGTTCAGGGAACAAACTCAAACAGTAGCAAACAAGCGAGCTACCTAACGCcaaaggaaagaacaagaagCATGTTTCCTTGACTACTCCATAATCAGCCGGATGAGTAGTTGTTTCAAGCTAAAACACAGTAATGATTCACATTAAACAGAACAATGGAGGAAGGGAACTGTATATTGATCAAGTGAGACATGCATTTACAGGTCCCATAATTTGGGCAGTCTTTCATCCAGATTTACTCAAGGAGCTTCCGAACATTCTCCTATTATTTAGGAAATTGAGAAAACCAGGAAAGTTTATGCGGACAGTTCAGTTTGAGTTGATGATTTTAGTAAATCCACATCTTTTTAGTTGCAGTTCTGCAGTAGCCAGTTGCGGCAGCTGCTATAACTAAAAAGTAACTAAAATACTGACTGCAATATCAttctttgttttacttttgCTTTTACTATCATGGTAAGAGCAGCAGGTATTTGCAAGTTAGATTTCAGAAGAGTCACCATCACTTTAGTTGGTAACTGAGAGGCTTGAATCCACGAGTTCATAGATAAAGGCAATAGAACCATCTAACTGGCTCACCCATTTGCCCACAAATCCTTTAGAtatgcttcttttttcttttcttttttttggtttctttatcATTTCAATCACCAGAAAGCCCATATTGAGCCGCCTGTGAAGTTCTTTACAAAGGAATAGTCCAGTTGCCTGCAGGCAGACACGCATGATTGAACCGGTAGGTTCAAAGCGACACTCGGACAAAGGACAATAACCAAACAAAAAGggtgtaaagaaagaaaattatagGAAAGCAAAGATGCATTAAGAAAATCTCACCAGTTCAGCTTGACGAGAAGCAGAGGTTTCGGAAACGAGTTTTGCCAATGATCTGTAAACAACACTATGCCTCTTCTCACTCCTCAAAACCTTGGCATCAGAGGAACAGGGGCCCCGGGCTGCTGCTGCACTTTCTGCCACCTAGAAGAGATTAGAGGAAAGATGGGACTCAGAAGTTAGTGGCAAGAAGACTTTGTGACTTCCCCATCAGTGAGCAGAGTAACAATCAGAAGGCCAATAGCAGAAGCTACACAGCTATtacgaacaacaaaacccgccAGGAATTCCAAGGATTTTACCGGTGATTTCTGAACGTCAGCAAGCAGGAAGGTTGTGGAGGGCTTCAACCTCACCGTCTTCGGCCTAATGGCGACGGTGGTCGCCACCTCCGACGACAGCCTCGAAGGAGGAGAGAAGGAGCGAAACCGGAAGCCGGATGGCCTGGTAGCTACGGGCTTGGCCACCACCAACCTCTGCGGCTCCTTTCCTTCCATTACGCGAACCATCAAATCTCGCAGACGACGGAATTACTCCAGAGTTAGATTCAGACCATACAAGCCTGTCTAAACTGTGCCATACacggagagagacagagaggagggagagagcCTCAACTTTGGCGTGCGATCCAGGACATTTTCAAGCGTCACCTGGCAAATTTCAGACGGACATGGCCCACTCCATCTCCCCACAGTGAACAGTCTCTTCGAATTCTAAGATCATGGGCAGATTTAAATGTGgcgattttcattttctcatgtttACTGTTTCAGAGTCTGAAGGCAAGTTTGTCAATTCACATGCTCCCCTCAACTGGAACACGTTCTTGATCACGAGTTACACCACTTGATTATGTAGAGGGGGGAATTCAAGAGTCGATGCTTTTGTTTCCATATGGACTGTAAACTTAATTACATTCAAATCTAAGAGCCAAATACGTCTTCATTTCTTCTCTTCGCAAAAACCTTTTGAAGATCAATGCATCAGATTCACGATACTTTTAAAACATCACGAAAATCAAATGACTGTTGTCTCGTCGTTCTATCTTTCTTGTGGTTTAGCACAGAGTTCCTTTTCGCCCACTCCTGTTCTCTGCTGTGGGAGCTTTAGATGCAAGAGCGGTTGACAGAGAGAAGGGAGGATTGCCCGGGTTCTGTCGCCCGTGAGGGAACCTTGTATTCCTGAATCACAAACGCGTGAATAGTTGATTCTagatttttgatgtttgtgtcttAAATACTAATGAATTTGAAAGCctatgatatcatgattagtAGAAGTCCTCTTTATTAAGAGATTATGAAAAGGTTGAACTTCGTAACTACCAAGTAAATAAAATTAAGCTACAATTTGTTATCAATATAACTACAAAATAATTCAACTAATAATCAACATGGACCAAGTAACTTGAATTTTGACATAGTATAAATAGCTTGTCTTAAGGAGGTCTCGATGCCTTTAAGATTCCTTCAAGTGGCCTTCAcaatttttggttttgaatttcaATTAGGCTCTAACAGGCGTGTGTGATAAGATCCAAAAGAGTCGTACCAATTAAATTTTGACTCAAAGACGCGTAGCAGGCTGTCCTTGTAGCAGCCCTAGAATCTCTACGAGTTGATCATTGATTTGGAAACTTTATGGCGTTTTTTTGTTTCACAGGTGCGATAAACAACAAAAGTAACAGGACGAGTGTTGCCTAACTTGAATAAATGATTCTACATCTCAATGATTCTGTATTCGATTCAACTGCTCCAAATATTTAGGATATGAATTTATAAGattgaatttagtttttaagaaattatatcCGATCACATTCactttttggttttaaataaatactcGCTTCAATAATGAATATCAATATCGCcaattaaattttcttatatttgataTTCATATGTTCTGAAAGTCGAGCTTTAATGTGTCATAATACGAATATGGTTCTGAATTTAAAAGTGGAATTTAGATCTCATTCAACTGTATAATTTAAAAGCCCAATTCAGATATCGTCATGATCTTTACTCGcacacattcaaattcaaaaatgcCGACATGGATAAATCAGATATCGTGAAAAGAGAACCCGTTTTTTTTACCTAACATGATTAGCCTTAAAATAAGACTTTGAGTGAGCAGAGGTtaataattaaacaaataaggCTCGAAAGCCGAGAACCTAGCCGAGGTCCTAGGTTGTCTTTGGACTAATAGGTGGAGATATGATATGTCTTTCAATTTGAATGTCacgattttatttttttatatagtctAGAAAATTAAGacttatgaaaatcaaactgatgacatGCTTATAAAACCAATTATATTAACAAAATAGACTTATGTCCTATGTTCTTCTATGAAATTGACTTTTCACATTAAAAATCACTTCGGccacttccttttcttttcctgaatGGAGACAAACGAGGCCTCAATAACTGCAGAAGGAGACAAAACGATGCAGGACCAGGGAGGGCACGTGCACACCACCCCCACCCACCCACCCCCTTAAAAGGACATTGCATTAATATTGAATGTCTGTGTTTAcgtgaacaaaaaattttgttccCACTGTGTTTCTCTTCGATGTTCTCTTCCTGCTTCaaaaagattagaaaaaaaaaatgttggggGATTGGCTCGTCTGCTGGCTAATGCAAATGGCTGCTCGTGGTATGAATCCCGGCTTCCATAAGCATACTGCATCGTAACAtaattcatcaagaagaccagATGATAAGTCATTTTCTTGGGCTTTATGGAAGCACCAACCAGTTTTATGTAATACCAAGGAAGCTATGATCATtaaatttcttcttgttgtcTTTAGGTTTATCCAATTCGAACATGGCAGCAAGATTCTTCGAAGGAAAACGTTCTGCAAGCGTCAAGATGCCTTCTTGAATCCTTGAATGAGCAGAGACCCGCTTCGGCTCACTCCCTTCCCCCTGTACCTCCGCAGCATTAACATTACATCAACCGCAACTTTCTCAAAAGCGGAGGAGAGATTGTTGTGACAATTAATTGCTTCACATGTGCCGACCGATCGATAGAGTGACACCGAATGCACGTGACGTGAGCAACCAAACCACAAGAAAACAGAGGCGAACACCAAATCATCTGTGCATTGCACATGCCCCCATGATCGCCGGTGACTGATGTAATCCGCTTTCTGCAAGAGAGAATAAAGAGGCCAGATTACTAACATGACttgcagaaaagaagaaaaagtgggTTATCACTTGAGTATCAAGATAAAGAGGACACAGGAGATCTATTTTATTTAAATGGTTAAAGATCTGGTTCGTGAGCGCGGTGACTCTTTCGAGACATGAAGCACCATCATGCAACAGCAAAAGGTTGGTGGAACAGTGAACTGAACATTTATTTAGTTTGTGATTCACAACAGGTTGGGATGTGCCCACTGTATAATGTTTCTGTTCTCTGGGATGGTTTTCATGGTGCTGTGTATCTAACAGTACATAGTACATGacacataaaaaattaagaggCCGAAGGGAGTGAAAGGATTGTAGGAAGACGCCATATGCAACCCCGACAGAAAAAATTGTAGTTTGCAGACAATGGAAGTAGGAAAAATCACTCATTTTGAATGGTCATTCATAATAATTATAGAACTCAAAAGATGGTCTCCaaggaagaaattgaaatcTGCCGGCTGTAGTATGCAGACCGatgaatttttaaacaaaaaaaaaaaaatgctaaaaatcGTCGTAATAGTTGCACTAGCGAACGTCATTGTTTGGCCGCTGTTTTTAAAGGCTCAGTGTACCTATTGCCATATTTCAATTTCTCGTCTTCAAGGTCCCCGACAAAAACACATTTACAAGATATTCCACAATGCTTTTGGTTAATACTTGATGCCCTGAGGTAAGAAAGAGAAGGCAAGATCTGGTAGAGTCAGTTTAGCCAGTGCAGAGCCAAATATGCCTATACCAGTCCTTCAATATTTCTTTATTATTCATATTAATATCTTTAAATATGGGATCCATCCCCGAGCAGGAGGTTGTAGACAAACGAATGGGAAGAGGCTTAGATCGAGTGGAATGCTGACCATGTCTCAACATTCAAAGTGAAattgaaaattacaatttgACGATTGCAATTATTGAAATTGACATCCAAAATAATAGTTTAAAGATGGTTCGTGACtgcacgcacgcacacacacacacatatgcacgCGCATGCACACGAGCACGTGCTTCCCAGACAGTTTAATGTAAACTTGTTAATATGGTCTTTTGATTGATCGTACTTAAATATGTTTTGTATAAACTTGTATAAGTATCTTTCCACGGGGATAGAATCCTTGCTGTTGGGCCGCCATTATTTTGGTAACATTGCAGACAAGTGAAATTGGAAAGCTGTAAGGGCTGGAGTTCACGTCTCAACATGCCTCGTATTCGTAAATTAGTGTGGAAATTGATTGGAAGAGAAACAAAGCATTGGTTTCTTCGAAAATTTATTGCAGCGGATGggacaaaatattatttttcagtGTAACAGTGTGGAATGCATCAACTTCTTACTCTGAGGTTGCCAAGGGATGAAGCCATTgcacaaaaaatattgagggTAACCATATTGTTGCACGATTTATTACAATAGAACAAGCAAACACTTGGATGAAATGAAGGGCAAACAGCACGTGTGGAACGCACAAAAAAAGAGCAAATAGCATTTACAAATGCCAAATGGGACAACCCAATTGGGCATAATTCctataaatcttaaaaattgtGCATAATACATATATTATTCTCCACGTTTTGATTCCCTATAGAACTACGCAAAAGAATTGCTCGTTACCATGTATCAAGTTCGCCCCCAGGACGGACTACAAGGAATTACACGAAAACTTATCAGCAATTTGCTGGTGTTGTGAAAGCCCATCAGGTCGGCAGTCCTGCCAGAGATCAAACCAACCAACCAAGGACGGACTAAAAAGAGATCTCAAAAAAACATAATCGCAGCACATCTTGATTCATCCAATCATGTGGCGCATTCAAGATAACCAATGTAACTCAATCTTCAGTTGTCAGAGCATGTGGCGAGATCAAAACAATCGGTTTCCATGGCTGGCTTTGAATAAATGCAACTACTTCAGAAGTATCGACCAGATACCCTTCATGTACATGACCAAGGACAAGAGGGCAAGCCCAGCCGACAGATACAACAGAGCAATTCCAGAGGCAGCTATAAGGCTTGAACCAGCATGACTGCATACCAAAACACAGGATAATTTAAATAATCAAAAGTTATATTACGAGCAGACGATGATAATATTGGGCTAGAATCACATAAAGAGACTCAACATCAGGTTTCACATATCTACTTCAAGTTCAAACCAACTTGGATgattttaaaaagacaaaatgaaaacaagaaccAGGCTTGCAACTGTTCTTGGTCAGAAACGTGTTCCATCGGTGATTTGGACAAAATTTTCCAGCCATATGACTTGAGGGATGGCAAAACATCTGGGACATACATGTCTAAGCATTCACAGAAACTTGACTCGGGATGTCAACTAAAAGGAGTCTGAACATAATTAGATGAGGTGGAAAAGAAGTTTCAGAAGATATTGTCACAATGTACAACCTGCTATCTCTGCCAGCCAGTAGGATCGTCAAGGCAATCATCTGAGTTGCAGTCTTCCATTTCCCCAAATTGCTCACAGCAACAGCCTGTCATTAGGTATTTCATTAAGAACAAATAAGAGGAAGTTGTCAGAACAGATTATGGAGCATGCTACAAAGCAGAACCTCAAGAACACCAGTATCCTGGGAAGCAGCCCATTCTCTCACTGCTGACATGGTTATCTGCACAATTCAAGACAGAGTTAAGCTCACATATAGAAGGCTGCAAACAGTCAAGAGACAGCAAGTGgtaacagaaaagaaaattaacagtTGAACAGTATTTACAAACTAATAAAGCAAAGGGTCTTCCACTAATGATGCTATCCATATAGGATAGAAAATGCAACTACAGAAAAAAGAACAGTGGTGAAGTACCCAACTATTCAATGGTATAATAGTTCATTAGTCATTAGCATGTCCAGCCATTGAAAGAGGCagaaaaaaactaaagagaAACTTTAGCTTACTATGAATGCCTTTATTCAAAGTGAATTTCCTGGGCTCAGCCCTGCAGGTTGTGTATGTTCCCATTACTAGCTTATATTCAACCTCTACCAACTCTCTCATATTTGTCATGTGCTACTACTCCCCCATTATcccaattttcctttttaagctATGATACACGGGTACGCATATGAGGGTGAAGTACCCGTCCAGtaccggtatgggtacgggtatgggtacgggcTTGGGTACGCCTATGGTGCGGCGTTGACcataccgggtacggtcaacgcaccggAGGCCGTATCCATTCTTTGTTGGACACGGTTAAATTTGACCGAGTTCAAAAATGtctgtttttaattttaacgaaaccattttaacgtttaaaaaaaaaaagaaagttcgaaacccttaaaacttaaaacgaaAGTTAAGGGTTTCGGTTTCTCTCTTACCTCTCACCGACCGACGTCCAGCGACGAAGGCAGCGGCAGTGAAAGCGGGGGCGGCGAACGCAGGGGCAGAACGGCGACGGCAGACGGTAGGAGGCGACGGCAGGAGCGACTGTCACGGTATTTTTTTcgcttttatcatttttcttttcattttcatcagcTCCACCACTGCCTTCGCCGCCGGCGACAACTGACGACGACGGCCACCCCTGTTCTATTTGCTAGTGTTGTCGACCGATGGTTCTCTCTGtcccatttcttctttttccttttctttgtattcGTAAAAT
This window of the Nymphaea colorata isolate Beijing-Zhang1983 chromosome 2, ASM883128v2, whole genome shotgun sequence genome carries:
- the LOC116248580 gene encoding WRKY transcription factor 44-like; translated protein: MVRVMEGKEPQRLVVAKPVATRPSGFRFRSFSPPSRLSSEVATTVAIRPKTVRLKPSTTFLLADVQKSPVAESAAAARGPCSSDAKVLRSEKRHSVVYRSLAKLVSETSASRQAELGSLDRKYRPPAYCAAPKVTQTKLGKGLPTASPNAATQNTNLTSTGLHSASDVHRPSFDGYTWRKYGKKQVKGSEYSRNYYKCTSLACPVKKKVERSLGGQVAEIVYSGEHNHPKPKQVSMQGQGQIRESERDSGQGRGYPHGQRNNGKVDAHDEEFSLVNLRRSRGKVVLAHDNGNRVDTASHENSCGLGDECKEPLGKRR